A DNA window from Engystomops pustulosus chromosome 6, aEngPut4.maternal, whole genome shotgun sequence contains the following coding sequences:
- the AURKA gene encoding aurora kinase A — MSSVADGPKRIPVGQHSAQTKPAGQGTAPQRVLCSSNLPQRVLAQKPVVANQKQQMAQVTNQPQPKPNVSVQHSSRPQAMNQSKGPGPSSSAAPVAEKKTAAADQNKVPPATVTKEEGKKKQWCLEDFEIGRPLGKGKFGNVYLAREKQSKFILALKVLFKSQLEKAGVEHQLRREVEIQSHLRHPNILRLYGYFHDATRVYLILDYAPRGELYRELQRCTRFDDQRSATYITELADALLYCHSKKVIHRDIKPENLLLGSNGDLKIADFGWSVHAPSSRRTTLCGTLDYLPPEMIEGRTHDEKVDLWSLGVLCYEFLVGKPPFEAETHQETYRRISKVEYQFPSHVSEGARDLISKLLKHNPNHRLPLKDVLEHPWIAQNSTKHPTMVEKTTGNVH; from the exons ATGTCTTCTGTGGCTGATGGACCAAAACGTATTCCAGTGGGCCAGCATTCTGCCCAGACAAAGCCAGCCGGGCAGGGCACAGCCCCACAAAGAGTTCTCTGTTCTTCCAACCTGCCCCAGAGAGTCCTTGCTCAAAAGCCTGTTGTAGCCAATCAGAAGCAGCAGATGGCACAAGTGACCAATCAGCCACAGCCAAAACCTAATGTTTCAGTTCAACATTCATCTAGACCACAGGCAATGAATCAGAGCAAGGGCCCAGGCCCAAGCAGCTCAGCAG CTCCAGTTGCAGAAAAGAAGACTGCGGCTGCTGACCAGAACAAGGTTCCTCCTGCAACAGTCACCAAGGAGGAGGGTAAAAA GAAGCAGTGGTGTCTTGAAGACTTTGAGATTGGACGTCCTTTAGGAAAAGGAAAGTTTGGCAATGTGTACTTGGCCCGTGAGAAGCAGAGCAAATTTATACTGGCACTGAAGGTTCTGTTTAAGTCCCAGCTTGAGAAGGCTGGGGTGGAACATCAGCTGCGCAGGGAGGTGGAAATACAGTCCCATCTAAG GCATCCCAACATTCTCCGGCTGTATGGTTATTTTCATGATGCCACCAGGGTCTACCTCATCTTGGATTATGCCCCCCGTGGGGAGCTATATAGAGAGCTTCAGAGGTGTACAAGATTTGATGATCAGAGATCTGCAACT TACATCACAGAGCTGGCAGATGCCCTCCTATACTGTCATTCTAAGAAGGTTATACATAGAGATATCAAGCCTGAGAATCTCCTCCTGGGGTCCAATGGGGATCTTAAGATTGCAGACTTTGGCTGGTCAGTGCATGCTCCTTCATCAAG GAGGACAACGTTATGTGGCACCTTGGACTACTTGCCTCCTGAAATGATTGAGGGTCGGACACATGATGAGAAGGTTGACCTATGGAGTCTAGGTGTCCTCTGCTATGAGTTTCTTGTCGGAAAGCCTCCATTTGAAGCTGAAACACACCAGGAAACTTACCGCAGAATTTCAAAG GTGGAGTATCAGTTTCCTTCCCACGTCTCTGAAGGGGCCAGAGACCTAATCTCTAAACTGCTTAAACACAATCCCAACCACAGGCTGCCACTTAAGGATGTACTTGAACACCCCTGGATTGCACAGAACTCCACCAAGCACCCAACGATGGTGGAAAAAACCACAGGCAATGTGCATTGA
- the CSTF1 gene encoding cleavage stimulation factor subunit 1 isoform X2: MTFGEGGGIMRTAPAQRLTLPAVVGTGKLVTTSLRDRRSSLTLGYILRFLAATLLSNIMYRYKVTLKDRHQLYKLIISQLLYDGHINIANGLISEIKMNTVCAPSEQLLHLIKVGMENDDSAVQYAIGRSDTVAPGTGIDLEFDADVQTMSPEASEYETCYVTSHKGPCRVATYSRDGQLIATGSADASIKILDTERMLAKSAMPIEVMMNETAQQNMENHPVIRTLYDHVDEVTCLAFHPTEQILASGSKDYTLKLFDYSKPSAKRAFKYIQEAEMLRSISFHPSGDFIIVGTQHPTLRLYDVNTFQCFVSCNPQDQHTDAICSVNYNPSANTYVTCSKDGSIKLWDGVSNRCITTYEKAHDGAEVCSAIFSKNSKYILSNGKDSVAKLWEISTGRMLVKYTGAGLSGRQVHRTQAVFNHTEDYVLLPDERTISLCCWDSRTAERRNLLSLGHNNIVRCIVHSPTNPGFMTCSDDFRARFWYRRSTTD; this comes from the exons ATGACgtttggggagggagggggaataATGAGAACAGCGCCTGCGCAAAGGCTAACACTGCCGGCGGTTGTGGGAACTGGGAAGTTGGTGACGACATCATTAAGGGACCGGCGCTCGTCTTTGACGTTAGGCTATATTCTTCGGTTCCTAGCGGCAACACTGCT ATCTAATATAATGTATAGATACAAGGTAACGCTGAAGGATCGCCACCAGCTCTACAAGCTCATCATCAGCCAGCTGCTGTATGATGGTCACATAAACATCGCCAACGGCCTCATCAGCGAGATCAAGATGAACacagtgtgtgccccctcagaACAGCTGCTGCACCTCATCAAAGTGG GCATGGAGAATGATGACAGTGCAGTTCAGTACGCCATAGGCCGCTCTGATACAGTGGCTCCAGGCACAGGTATTGACCTGGAGTTTGATGCAGATGTGCAGACCATGTCCCCAGAGGCGTCTGAGTATGAAACTTGTTATGTGACCTCTCATAAGGGCCCCTGTCGTGTCGCCACCTACAGCAGGGATGGACAGCTGATCGCAACAGGTTCTGCCGATGCTTCCATAAAGATCCTTGACACGGAGCGAATGCTGGCCAAGAGCGCCATGCCAATAGAG GTCATGATGAATGAGACCGCGCAGCAGAACATGGAGAACCATCCGGTCATCCGCACCTTGTATGACCACGTCGATGAAGTCACATGTTTGGCTTTCCACCCTACTGAACAGATCCTGGCATCTGGCTCCAAAGACTACACCCTGAAGCTCTTTGACTACTCCAAACCATCAGCCAAGAGAGCCTTCAAGTACATCCAG GAAGCAGAAATGCTGCGCTCCATCTCTTTTCATCCGTCAGGAGACTTCATTATAGTGGGAACACAGCATCCCACGCTTCGTCTCTATGATGTCAACACCTTCCAGTGCTTTGTTTCCTGTAACCCTCAGGACCAGCACACGGATGCCATCTGCTCTGTGAACTACAACCCTTCTGCCAACACATATGTGACCTGCAGTAAAGATGGCAGTATTAAACTCTGGGATGGGGTCTCCAACCGCTGCATCACAACTTATGAGAAGGCGCATGATGGGGCAGAAGTGTGTTCTGCTATCTTCTCCAAAAACTCTAAATACATTTTGTCCAATGGCAAGGATTCCGTGGCCAAGCTGTGGGAGATCTCTACGGGCCGTATGCTGGTGAAATACACAG GCGCTGGACTCAGTGGCAGGCAGGTGCATAGGACCCAGGCCGTATTCAACCACACAGAAGACTACGTTCTGCTCCCTGATGAAAGGACAATCAGCTTATGTTGCTGGGATTCAAGAACGGCCGAGCGCCGCAACCTCCTGTCCCTAGGGCACAATAACATTGTCCGTTGCATTGTCCATTCTCCAACTAACCCTGGATTCATGACGTGTAGCGATGATTTCCGAGCCAGGTTCTGGTACAGAAGGTCGACCACAGACTGA
- the CSTF1 gene encoding cleavage stimulation factor subunit 1 isoform X1 → MTFGEGGGIMRTAPAQRLTLPAVVGTGKLVTTSLRDRRSSLTLGYILRFLAATLLRSNIMYRYKVTLKDRHQLYKLIISQLLYDGHINIANGLISEIKMNTVCAPSEQLLHLIKVGMENDDSAVQYAIGRSDTVAPGTGIDLEFDADVQTMSPEASEYETCYVTSHKGPCRVATYSRDGQLIATGSADASIKILDTERMLAKSAMPIEVMMNETAQQNMENHPVIRTLYDHVDEVTCLAFHPTEQILASGSKDYTLKLFDYSKPSAKRAFKYIQEAEMLRSISFHPSGDFIIVGTQHPTLRLYDVNTFQCFVSCNPQDQHTDAICSVNYNPSANTYVTCSKDGSIKLWDGVSNRCITTYEKAHDGAEVCSAIFSKNSKYILSNGKDSVAKLWEISTGRMLVKYTGAGLSGRQVHRTQAVFNHTEDYVLLPDERTISLCCWDSRTAERRNLLSLGHNNIVRCIVHSPTNPGFMTCSDDFRARFWYRRSTTD, encoded by the exons ATGACgtttggggagggagggggaataATGAGAACAGCGCCTGCGCAAAGGCTAACACTGCCGGCGGTTGTGGGAACTGGGAAGTTGGTGACGACATCATTAAGGGACCGGCGCTCGTCTTTGACGTTAGGCTATATTCTTCGGTTCCTAGCGGCAACACTGCT CAGATCTAATATAATGTATAGATACAAGGTAACGCTGAAGGATCGCCACCAGCTCTACAAGCTCATCATCAGCCAGCTGCTGTATGATGGTCACATAAACATCGCCAACGGCCTCATCAGCGAGATCAAGATGAACacagtgtgtgccccctcagaACAGCTGCTGCACCTCATCAAAGTGG GCATGGAGAATGATGACAGTGCAGTTCAGTACGCCATAGGCCGCTCTGATACAGTGGCTCCAGGCACAGGTATTGACCTGGAGTTTGATGCAGATGTGCAGACCATGTCCCCAGAGGCGTCTGAGTATGAAACTTGTTATGTGACCTCTCATAAGGGCCCCTGTCGTGTCGCCACCTACAGCAGGGATGGACAGCTGATCGCAACAGGTTCTGCCGATGCTTCCATAAAGATCCTTGACACGGAGCGAATGCTGGCCAAGAGCGCCATGCCAATAGAG GTCATGATGAATGAGACCGCGCAGCAGAACATGGAGAACCATCCGGTCATCCGCACCTTGTATGACCACGTCGATGAAGTCACATGTTTGGCTTTCCACCCTACTGAACAGATCCTGGCATCTGGCTCCAAAGACTACACCCTGAAGCTCTTTGACTACTCCAAACCATCAGCCAAGAGAGCCTTCAAGTACATCCAG GAAGCAGAAATGCTGCGCTCCATCTCTTTTCATCCGTCAGGAGACTTCATTATAGTGGGAACACAGCATCCCACGCTTCGTCTCTATGATGTCAACACCTTCCAGTGCTTTGTTTCCTGTAACCCTCAGGACCAGCACACGGATGCCATCTGCTCTGTGAACTACAACCCTTCTGCCAACACATATGTGACCTGCAGTAAAGATGGCAGTATTAAACTCTGGGATGGGGTCTCCAACCGCTGCATCACAACTTATGAGAAGGCGCATGATGGGGCAGAAGTGTGTTCTGCTATCTTCTCCAAAAACTCTAAATACATTTTGTCCAATGGCAAGGATTCCGTGGCCAAGCTGTGGGAGATCTCTACGGGCCGTATGCTGGTGAAATACACAG GCGCTGGACTCAGTGGCAGGCAGGTGCATAGGACCCAGGCCGTATTCAACCACACAGAAGACTACGTTCTGCTCCCTGATGAAAGGACAATCAGCTTATGTTGCTGGGATTCAAGAACGGCCGAGCGCCGCAACCTCCTGTCCCTAGGGCACAATAACATTGTCCGTTGCATTGTCCATTCTCCAACTAACCCTGGATTCATGACGTGTAGCGATGATTTCCGAGCCAGGTTCTGGTACAGAAGGTCGACCACAGACTGA
- the CSTF1 gene encoding cleavage stimulation factor subunit 1 isoform X3: protein MYRYKVTLKDRHQLYKLIISQLLYDGHINIANGLISEIKMNTVCAPSEQLLHLIKVGMENDDSAVQYAIGRSDTVAPGTGIDLEFDADVQTMSPEASEYETCYVTSHKGPCRVATYSRDGQLIATGSADASIKILDTERMLAKSAMPIEVMMNETAQQNMENHPVIRTLYDHVDEVTCLAFHPTEQILASGSKDYTLKLFDYSKPSAKRAFKYIQEAEMLRSISFHPSGDFIIVGTQHPTLRLYDVNTFQCFVSCNPQDQHTDAICSVNYNPSANTYVTCSKDGSIKLWDGVSNRCITTYEKAHDGAEVCSAIFSKNSKYILSNGKDSVAKLWEISTGRMLVKYTGAGLSGRQVHRTQAVFNHTEDYVLLPDERTISLCCWDSRTAERRNLLSLGHNNIVRCIVHSPTNPGFMTCSDDFRARFWYRRSTTD from the exons ATGTATAGATACAAGGTAACGCTGAAGGATCGCCACCAGCTCTACAAGCTCATCATCAGCCAGCTGCTGTATGATGGTCACATAAACATCGCCAACGGCCTCATCAGCGAGATCAAGATGAACacagtgtgtgccccctcagaACAGCTGCTGCACCTCATCAAAGTGG GCATGGAGAATGATGACAGTGCAGTTCAGTACGCCATAGGCCGCTCTGATACAGTGGCTCCAGGCACAGGTATTGACCTGGAGTTTGATGCAGATGTGCAGACCATGTCCCCAGAGGCGTCTGAGTATGAAACTTGTTATGTGACCTCTCATAAGGGCCCCTGTCGTGTCGCCACCTACAGCAGGGATGGACAGCTGATCGCAACAGGTTCTGCCGATGCTTCCATAAAGATCCTTGACACGGAGCGAATGCTGGCCAAGAGCGCCATGCCAATAGAG GTCATGATGAATGAGACCGCGCAGCAGAACATGGAGAACCATCCGGTCATCCGCACCTTGTATGACCACGTCGATGAAGTCACATGTTTGGCTTTCCACCCTACTGAACAGATCCTGGCATCTGGCTCCAAAGACTACACCCTGAAGCTCTTTGACTACTCCAAACCATCAGCCAAGAGAGCCTTCAAGTACATCCAG GAAGCAGAAATGCTGCGCTCCATCTCTTTTCATCCGTCAGGAGACTTCATTATAGTGGGAACACAGCATCCCACGCTTCGTCTCTATGATGTCAACACCTTCCAGTGCTTTGTTTCCTGTAACCCTCAGGACCAGCACACGGATGCCATCTGCTCTGTGAACTACAACCCTTCTGCCAACACATATGTGACCTGCAGTAAAGATGGCAGTATTAAACTCTGGGATGGGGTCTCCAACCGCTGCATCACAACTTATGAGAAGGCGCATGATGGGGCAGAAGTGTGTTCTGCTATCTTCTCCAAAAACTCTAAATACATTTTGTCCAATGGCAAGGATTCCGTGGCCAAGCTGTGGGAGATCTCTACGGGCCGTATGCTGGTGAAATACACAG GCGCTGGACTCAGTGGCAGGCAGGTGCATAGGACCCAGGCCGTATTCAACCACACAGAAGACTACGTTCTGCTCCCTGATGAAAGGACAATCAGCTTATGTTGCTGGGATTCAAGAACGGCCGAGCGCCGCAACCTCCTGTCCCTAGGGCACAATAACATTGTCCGTTGCATTGTCCATTCTCCAACTAACCCTGGATTCATGACGTGTAGCGATGATTTCCGAGCCAGGTTCTGGTACAGAAGGTCGACCACAGACTGA